The window GCTTCACCAGGCCATCTACTTCGACGACGGCGACATCGCCGCGATCGCCTGACCTGCACCCCATCACCGCGTCAGCGTGAGGTAGCCGCTGATAGGTGTCCAGAGTCGGTCGACGGGCATGATGTGAATGCGGTCTTCGTAGGTGAACGAGCGTTGTCCGGTGCTGAACGCCACGCCGGCGATGAACCTGTCGCCGAGTGCGTCTCGTAGCGCTCGGAGGCCTTTGAGGTCGGCGCCCGCGACGCGTTCGTTCGCCTTGACTTCGAACGCGAGGACCCTGCCGTCGTCGAACTCAATGACGTAGTCGACCTCGTCGCCGTCGTAGGTGCGCCAGTGCCCCGTAGTTACGTTTTCGTCAAGCCAGGAGGCCTGCTTGCGGAGCTCGCCGACGACGAAGCTCTCGAGGAGGTGCCCGAACTCCGTCAAGGCGGTCGGGTCGAGTGTGGCGAGTTTGGCGGGAGAGACTCGCATCAGCCGGGCGGCCACCCCGGTGTCGACGACATGCACCTTCGGTGATGCTGCGGCTCGCGCGCGTAGCGTCGTACCCCAAGCAGGAAGTCGGTCGACGAGGAAGAGGTCTTCGAGGAGGCGGACGTAGCCTTCGATGGTCTTGCGCTCACCTGCGAGGCCCTGGGACGCGCTGGTGAGGTTGAGTACCTGCCCGGTTCTTCCAGCCAGTCGACCCAGCAGCTCGCGCAGCATGCTGCGCTGACGTACCCGGACAAGCTCGATGGCATCGCGCTCCAGCGACTGGCGGACGTAGTCGTCGAACCAACGGTCGCGCGCGGGGCCTGTGCGGCGCAGGGCCAGGGGGAACCCTCCAGCGCAGAGTCGATCAACGTACTCCGTCCGGGTGGTCGTCGACGCTGGCCTGGCTGCGACGGTCGCGCCGGGCGCTGCGCGAAGCGCCGGCAGGAAATCTTCATGGACGCCGCGTATCTCTCCTTGTGACATGGGCCAGATCGTCATGGTGTGCAGGCGTCCGGTGAGTGCCTGCGCGGTGCGGGGCAGCGCGTCCTGGCGGGTCGACCCGGTCAACGCGGCGGTACCCGGCCGGCTGCCTTCGCGGTTGAGTCGAGCCTTCAACGCGTCGAGGATCTGCGGGGCATGCTGATACTCGTCCACGCAGAGCAGGCCCGGCGTAGTGACGGCTGTCTGCGGGTTGGCCACCACGGCGTCGCGAATGCCCAACTCGTCCAGGTCCAGAACGGGGACCCCGTGCCGGTCGGCGAGCGCGCGCAGGACCGTGGACTTGCCAACGGAGCGAGGGCCGTGCAGGGCGATGACCGGCTCCACCCGGAGCAGGTCATCGAGCAGCGCAGAGACTCGCCGCTGCGCGATTCCGGCGAGTGGTTCCAGCACCCTGGCCCCCTCCGTAGCAACGAAGTACCGAATCCCAGGAGGTGAAACTACCACTATTCGAGAAGTGCGGATACCAAAATTTGAGCAACCGATGTGCCAAATTTCGAGCACTTCACAGGGAGTCGCGGTCCGGCAGCCGGCTGGTCAGGGTCGTGGGGTGAGGCCGATGGTGGTGGCGAGGCGGGTCAGGTCGGGGGTGGGTGCGGTCCGTAGGAGCGTGGCGACGACGGTGTGGGCGGTGGGTCGGGTGCGGGTTTCGGCGGGGGCGATCTGGTCGGCGGTGATGATGGCGCGGGCGGCGGCGGCGGTGGGGTTGCCGGTGTCGAGGTAGGCGCGGGTGATGTCGATCAGGTGGGCGGCGCGGTGTTCGGCGGGTAGCTCGCGCCAGCCGTGGCTGGCGGTGGTGTGCTGGTGGTGGGTGATGGCCTGGTGCGGGTCGCCGAGGGCGGCGGCGAGGTGTGCGCGGGCGAGCGCGACCGCGGTCGGCCCGAAGGCGGTGGTGGTGTCGCCGTGGTCGGGGCGCCGCTGGTGGTGGCTGATGCTGGCTGCGTGTCTGTCGGCGCGTTCGCTCAGGTCGTGGGCGGTGGCCGGGTCGTTGCCGGTGGCGGCGGCGAGGGCGGCTTCGATCAGCAGGGTGCCGGCGAGGGCGTGGTCGTCCGGTGCGGCGTCGTTGGTCGTGGCCGGGTCGATCAGCGGTACGGCGGTGAGCGCGGCTCGCGTGGCGAGGGTGGGTCGGTGCAGGGCGCGTAACGCCTGGGTGAGGGCGATGGCGGCTGCGGCGGTGTGCCGGGGGTGGCCGGCGGCGGTGGCGATGGCGCGGTCGGCGGCGAGCCAGGCGAGGTGGGGTTCGTCGAGTTTGGTCAGCAGGTGTGCGGTGAGTCGGTAGACGCTGGTGAGTAGATACCCGACGGCGTCGGATCGTGGTGCGTCGCTGGTAGTGGCGTGCCGGGTGTGGGTGAGCAGGTCGGGCAGCATGCGGAGTAGTTGCGGGTAGTGGGCGTGCTGGTAGGCGGTCCACGCGTACTGGATGCGGCGGTGCAGGTCCTCGACGGGCGGTGCGGGTTGGTCGGGGGTGGGGGTGTCGTAGCGGGCGAGGGCGGCGCGGAGGTGTTCGACGGCGGCCGTGGTGGTGTCGGTGGCGGGTTCGGGCCGGCTGGTGGTGGGGCCGAGGATGGTTTCGGGGGTGACGCCGAGGACGGCGGCGACGGTGTGGACGACGGAGATGCGGTCGAGGGAGCGGATGCCGCGTTCGACCTTGTCGACCCAGGAGTGGGATTTGCCGATCCGGTCGGCGAATACCTGTTGGGTGAGGCCGCGTCGGGCGCGCAGTTGGGCGATCCGCCGGCCGATCGGTTGGTCGGCGATGCGGTGGCGGCCGGGTGCGGTCATCGGTGCATGCTCCGGTGGATCTCGTCGGTGGTCGCGCCGCAGCGCGGGCACCACCGGGACTTGACCCGGAACGCGAACAGGCCGAGCAGGAAGCCGGGCATCAGTCCGGCGAAGACGATCGGTAGCAGTCTGGCGATCACGAGCACTCTCACCTTCTGGCGGGGCCGGCGGGTCGGAGCATTGCCACGCCCCGACCCCGACGGGTCGCCGCGTTGCCGCAGCGACACACCCTGCGGGGCTGATTCGTGGCGTGTCGACTACAGATTGCTGCATCACTTGATGCTTGGCAAGACTACGTTCATGATCAATGAATAGAAGCATGTCCTTAGGGGCAGACAGATGAGCAGCTGTCGTGCAGAATCATGGCCATGCCTCGATTTGCCCCAGCCACTCCACGCTCCCGGCGACTCGGCCGCGATCTACGCAAGCTCCGCGAAGCCAAGGGACTGACCGGCGAGGAAGTCGCGAAGTCGGTCCGCTGCTCGTCGTCGCGGATCAGCCGGATCGAGTCCGGCGAGATCAAGCCGCGTGCCGGTGATGTCATGGAGCTGCTGGTCGCCTACGGCGTCCCGCTCGACGCCGAGCCCGGCTCGTCGCTGCTGGCCCAGGCCCGCGACCTGCGCGAGGACGGCTGGTGGCAACGGGTCGGCGGCAAGTACGCGACGTACATCGCCTACGAGACCGAAGCCGTCGAGCTGAAGAACTACGAGCCGACGCTGGTACCTGGTCTACTCCAGACCGAACGCTACGCCCGCGAGGTCAACATCATCGGTCGGGAGGTCGACCCGGACACGGTCAACCAACGCGTCACCACCCGGATGACCCGACAGGAAGTGCTGCACCGGCAACCGACGCCGCTGCGGCTGCACGCCGTCCTGTCCGAGGCGGCGCTGCGCACCGAGGTCGGCGGCCCGGACGTGCTGCGTGACCAACTCGCCCACCTCGTCACCCTCAACGAACTGCCCAACGTCACGATCCAGGTGCTGCGCTTCGAAGCCGGCGCGCACCTGGCAGACAGCAGCGGCTTCGCTCTACTCAGCTTCGAGCGAGACGATCCACCGCTCGGCTACATCGAGACCCTGGCCGGTGAGCTGTTCCTCGAGTCGACCCGCGACCTGGCGCGGATCTCGGCGGCGTACGACAATCTGAGGATGCTGGCGATGTCGCCCGCCGAGTCGGTCAAGCTGATCAAGGAGCTGAGCAAGGATGGAACGTAACACCTGGCGCACGTCGAGCCGGTCCGGTAGCAACGGCCAGTGCGTCGAGGTCCGCGACCGGGGCACCCAGATCGACGTACGCGACTCCAAAGCCCCCGCCGCCGGCACGCTGACCTTCGCCCCCGCCGCCTGGACCACCTTCACGACCACCCTCAAGTCCGACGGCGCCCGCCCGTAATCCCTGGCTCCCCCCTGCTCGTGGCGGCTTTCAACACGGGCCGCCGCGAGCGCACCAACTGCGTCAGTCACGGCCAATGATGGTTGCCGAGTCGGGAGGCGGCATGCGCCGACGGATCTACCTGACCCTGCTCGGTTCCGCGCTGACGTCACCGGCACACGAGTGGATCATCGCCCAGCAGCCGACGGACGTCTCCTCGACGACCGGCCGGCCGCTGTCCGGTGAGGTCGTCGACCACCTGGACGCCGTCACCGCGAGCCTGCGGCGGATGGACGACCACCTCGGCAGCGGGCAGACGCTCGGCCTGGTCCGTCAGCACCTGGCAACCGTGGTCGAGGTGCTACGCGAGCGCCGCTACACCGACTCGGTCGGGCGGCGACTGCACGGCACCGCCGGTGAACTGATGCGCCTCGCCGGCTGGCTGTCGTTCGACGACGGCAACCACAGCCAGGCCCAACGGTTCTGGATCGCCGGCCTCTACCAGGCCCACGCCGCCGGTGACCGCGGCCTCGGCGCGAACATCCTCGGCTTCATGTCCTGCCAGGCCAAGGACCTCGGCCAACTCCGGCAGTCGATCACCCTCGCCGAAACCGCGCGGGCCAGCTACCCCGCCACCAGCCCGAAAGTCGGCACGATCCTCGACCTGCGCGCCGCCGAGGCGTACGCCAACAACCACGCCGTCACCGACACCCGCCGTGCGCTCGACAGCGCCTTCGACCGGCTCACCGACGAACGTCCGGAACACGGCGACCTCGACTGGGCGTACTGGATCAACGAAGCCCAGGCCCACGCCCAGGCCGGCTACTGCTACGTCAAACTCGAAGACTGGACCCGCGCCCGCGAACACCTCCGAGCCGCGCTACGACTCCAGGACGACGAGTACAGCCGCGAAGGCGCACTCCGCAACGCCCTGCTCGCCACCACCTACGTCCGACAGGACCAACCCGAACTGGACAAGGCACTCGCCCTCGGCGACCACGCCGTCCAGACCCTCACCGGACAGGTCACCTCCGCCAGGTGCATCAAACACGTACGCAACCTCGTCGGCGCACTCGGCCCCTACCGACGCACCCCCGCCGTCCGCCGATTCTGCAACGACACCAAACACCTCATCGCCACCTGATGAATGTCTCGTCTATCGACCGCGCACCTATTCCAATTCTCGCTGCCTCGAGATTGAGGACTGGCGGGCAGATAGCCGCAGTTCGCCCCACGGCATAAAGTCGATCGCCACTGCTTCGATCACGCTGCCAACCGGTGGAAAATCGGAGGGCGTCACCCGCATCCCCGCCTCGGCGAGCATGACGAAATCGATGAATGCGCGGAGTCCCGAGGGAGGGGATGTCAGAGATACCTCGACACCGAAGTGTTCCCGATGTCCCGTCACGACACACTGTACGATCTGGAACTTGCGGAGGTTGGCCTCCCGCCATTGTCGATATTCATCTACCATTTGTACCCCTGATAGAAGTTTATCCACCTACGGCCATCTATTAGCTGATTGAACATTGCTATCTTACTTCTAGGAATAAGCCACTGATACTCGCCCGACTTATTGTCGTGGGTGCGTCGATACTGGGATGCGGGAAAGTGTGTTTCGAATTCTGGTTTCATGCTGTACTCCCAGTAGCCATCTTCGTAAATTCCTTGTACGGCGTACTGCTGAGCCACCTCCTCGGTGTCGCCGAGATAGGCTGTTCCGGGATGTCTGCCATTATCCGGATGGTTGGCGGGATCAAGTCCATTTGCCTCAGCGTCCTTATTTCCCCGGTGTGGCGCTCGATATAGTTTGGTCCCACCTTCTTCACTCCCTAGCTTACCGCCGCCGCCGCTGGATCCGCCGTTGGAGCGTGAGCTGGCGCCGGTGTTGCCGCCGGGTTTTGAGCTGGCCCGGCCGCCGCCTCCGCTGCTGGTGGAGGCTTTGGGGTTGGTTTTGGCCTGGGCTTGTTTCTGGACGGGGTTGCCGGTCTTCTTGGACGCGTTGACCGCGCGGTTGCTGGTGGTGTTGGCCTTGTCGGCGGCTTTCTTCGCGGCGGCCTGCGCGGCGCGTTTCGCCCGCTCGGCAGCCGCCTTCTTCGCGTTCAACGCCACGGTCTCGGCGGCGCGGGCCGCCCGCAGCACCGCCTGGGCTGCCGTTTTCGCTTTCTGCCAGGCCCTGATCGCGGAGAAGGTACGTTCGACGGCCTTGACGATCCGGCCGAACGCTTTGAACAGTTTGATGGCGGGTACGAACTCGGTGATCAGGTCGACGCAGGACCACACGTCGCCGCCGAAGCAGCCCAGCGCTGCGTTGAGGCCGATGAACTCCTTGAGCACGTCCCAGGCCACCGACAGGATGACCGAGGTCATGGTCCGGCCGGCGGCCGACTGGGCCTGGGCAACCTGGGCGGTGGACAGACCCACCCCGGCCAACGCCGCCGCCCGCTCCGACGCGGTCAGGCTGATCGACAGACCCGACGGGTCGGCGTGGGTGACCGGATTGTTGTGCGCGTACGCGTACCCGTTGGACTGCAACGGGTCCGCCAGATCCAGCACCGGGTCAGCCGACAGGAACCGGCCCACCACCGGGTCGTACAGGCGGGCACCCAACGGGGTGTAGCCGGACGCCTCGTCCGGGGTCGCGCCCAGGAACCCGGCCCGGGTCTTCAGATTCGTGGCCAACACGTCGACCGCGCGGGGGTTACCGAACGGATCCCGCTTCAGGATCCGTACCGGCATCCCCGCCAGGGTCGAACCGACCTCCGCGTACGGGCTGCCCTGATGATCGGTCGCGACCGCCGCCAACTGGACCGACGCGGATCCGTAGGCG is drawn from Micromonospora sp. Llam0 and contains these coding sequences:
- a CDS encoding ATP-binding protein; this encodes MLEPLAGIAQRRVSALLDDLLRVEPVIALHGPRSVGKSTVLRALADRHGVPVLDLDELGIRDAVVANPQTAVTTPGLLCVDEYQHAPQILDALKARLNREGSRPGTAALTGSTRQDALPRTAQALTGRLHTMTIWPMSQGEIRGVHEDFLPALRAAPGATVAARPASTTTRTEYVDRLCAGGFPLALRRTGPARDRWFDDYVRQSLERDAIELVRVRQRSMLRELLGRLAGRTGQVLNLTSASQGLAGERKTIEGYVRLLEDLFLVDRLPAWGTTLRARAAASPKVHVVDTGVAARLMRVSPAKLATLDPTALTEFGHLLESFVVGELRKQASWLDENVTTGHWRTYDGDEVDYVIEFDDGRVLAFEVKANERVAGADLKGLRALRDALGDRFIAGVAFSTGQRSFTYEDRIHIMPVDRLWTPISGYLTLTR
- a CDS encoding helix-turn-helix domain-containing protein encodes the protein MTAPGRHRIADQPIGRRIAQLRARRGLTQQVFADRIGKSHSWVDKVERGIRSLDRISVVHTVAAVLGVTPETILGPTTSRPEPATDTTTAAVEHLRAALARYDTPTPDQPAPPVEDLHRRIQYAWTAYQHAHYPQLLRMLPDLLTHTRHATTSDAPRSDAVGYLLTSVYRLTAHLLTKLDEPHLAWLAADRAIATAAGHPRHTAAAAIALTQALRALHRPTLATRAALTAVPLIDPATTNDAAPDDHALAGTLLIEAALAAATGNDPATAHDLSERADRHAASISHHQRRPDHGDTTTAFGPTAVALARAHLAAALGDPHQAITHHQHTTASHGWRELPAEHRAAHLIDITRAYLDTGNPTAAAARAIITADQIAPAETRTRPTAHTVVATLLRTAPTPDLTRLATTIGLTPRP
- a CDS encoding helix-turn-helix transcriptional regulator, whose protein sequence is MPRFAPATPRSRRLGRDLRKLREAKGLTGEEVAKSVRCSSSRISRIESGEIKPRAGDVMELLVAYGVPLDAEPGSSLLAQARDLREDGWWQRVGGKYATYIAYETEAVELKNYEPTLVPGLLQTERYAREVNIIGREVDPDTVNQRVTTRMTRQEVLHRQPTPLRLHAVLSEAALRTEVGGPDVLRDQLAHLVTLNELPNVTIQVLRFEAGAHLADSSGFALLSFERDDPPLGYIETLAGELFLESTRDLARISAAYDNLRMLAMSPAESVKLIKELSKDGT
- a CDS encoding DUF397 domain-containing protein, translated to MERNTWRTSSRSGSNGQCVEVRDRGTQIDVRDSKAPAAGTLTFAPAAWTTFTTTLKSDGARP